The following are from one region of the Bacillota bacterium genome:
- a CDS encoding rubredoxin, with translation MEKWECTVCGYIYDPDVGDPDYGVDPGTAFEDLPDDWVCPECGAGKDLFEKQEL, from the coding sequence ATGGAAAAGTGGGAATGTACCGTATGTGGGTATATTTACGATCCTGATGTAGGTGATCCTGATTATGGCGTTGATCCGGGGACGGCGTTTGAAGACCTTCCGGATGATTGGGTATGCCCGGAGTGCGGGGCAGGAAAGGACCTCTTCGAGAAGCAGGAGCTT